AAAGGAATGGGGCTTTATTCATGGGGAGTAGAAAAATGCTTCTTCATCTCCCTGATTTTCACCATATCCTTGCTCGCCTCGATCGCCCCACATTACGATAGAATACAGCCCACGGGCGCTTATTTGGGTTTGGGCAATGACTTCTGTAATTAATGTAAATCTACCGCAGCAGTCTTATGAGATTGCGATCGCACCTTCAAGCTTAGATCAACTGGGTCAACAAATGGCTACTCTGAATCTAGGCAAAAAAGTTTTGGTTGTTTCTAATCCCAGTATTTTTAAACATTACGGCGAAAGAGCGATAAAATCTCTGACATCGGCTGGTTTTGAAGTAGCCAGTTACAACCTACCACCAGGGGAACGCTACAAAACCCTCAACTCCATCCAGAAACTTTACGATATTGCTTTAGAAAACCGCCTAGAACGTTCTTCGACAATGGTGGCGTTAGGAGGAGGCGTAATTGGCGATATGACAGGTTTTGCTGCCGCAACCTGGCTACGAGGCATTAATGTAGTGCAAGTACCTACCACTTTATTAGCAATGGTAGATTCGGCCATTGGTGGCAAAACAGGTGTGAATCATCCCCACGGCAAAAATTTGATAGGGGCTTTTCATCAACCGCGTTTGGTCTTAATTAGCCCAGAAACGCTAAAAACTCTGCCGATGCGTGAATTCCGCGCCGGAATGGCAGAAGTAATTAAATACGGTGTGATTTGGGATGCCGAATTATTTTCCCAGATGGAAGCGAGTAAACATTTAAATCAACTCCGCTACATTCAGCCGGAATTTATCGAACACATATTAACCCGTTCTTGTCAAGCCAAAGCCGATGTTGTCGGGAAGGATGAAAAAGAAGGCGGACTCAGGGCAATTCTCAACTATGGCCACACCATTGGTCACGCCGTAGAAAGCTTAACAGGTTATCGTTTACTCAAGCATGGCGAAGCTGTAGCTATTGGCATGGTAGCAGCAGGACAGATTGCCGTGGAACTAGGAATGTGGCAACAGGAAGATACTGAACGGCAAAATGCCCTCATTCAAAAAGCGGGTTTACCAACTCGGCTACCAGAAGGTGTAGATATTGAAGCGATTATTGATGCATTGCAACTAGATAAAAAAGTCAAAGCCGGGAAAGTCAGGTTTGTTTTACCAACGACAATTGGTGCAGTGATAGTTACCGATGAAGTGCCAACTGAGACTATCCGGCGGGTGTTACAGAGTATGTAATTCGTCATGTATCAAAAGCTGTAAATTACTTCATTTTTTGCCCGACAATAATCAATGAGTAGGAACCATCTACATCTTCAACTGTTGGGTAAGCAATGAGGTAAGAGAGGTGACGAATAATTTCCCGGAAACTTAAGCAAGAATATGCTCCTAATCG
The Nodularia sp. LEGE 06071 genome window above contains:
- the aroB gene encoding 3-dehydroquinate synthase, with protein sequence MTSVINVNLPQQSYEIAIAPSSLDQLGQQMATLNLGKKVLVVSNPSIFKHYGERAIKSLTSAGFEVASYNLPPGERYKTLNSIQKLYDIALENRLERSSTMVALGGGVIGDMTGFAAATWLRGINVVQVPTTLLAMVDSAIGGKTGVNHPHGKNLIGAFHQPRLVLISPETLKTLPMREFRAGMAEVIKYGVIWDAELFSQMEASKHLNQLRYIQPEFIEHILTRSCQAKADVVGKDEKEGGLRAILNYGHTIGHAVESLTGYRLLKHGEAVAIGMVAAGQIAVELGMWQQEDTERQNALIQKAGLPTRLPEGVDIEAIIDALQLDKKVKAGKVRFVLPTTIGAVIVTDEVPTETIRRVLQSM